The Waddliaceae bacterium DNA window GAAGTCGAGAAAATGGTGGTAGCGTTCCATATCTTTAGCTTTTATCGCTCGCGATAGTGGTGGAAGCATCGCCCCCGTTATCGCTATTCCGAAGAGGGCAAGTGGAAGCTGCTGCAGGCGCAAGGAAAACCATAGAAATGCTGGGCCTTCGGCGCTGGCGGCACGGGCGAATAGGGCGTCGAGGCCGTTGTTTATCTGTGCTGCTGCTACGCCAAGGATTCCCAAAAGCAGAGCTTTTGCCATAGGACGCAGGCTTCTTGAGAAAAAGGACGTATCTTTAAGCCACTGTATTGTTATATATCGCTTGAGATGTGAAATTGTCCCAGGAACCGTAACCAGCCATTGTGCTACGAAGGCGATGACGACGATTACGGCAAGCCATGTCATAGCATCGCGGACAGGTAATGTCTTCATTGCTATTACGGCAAAGACCCATATTCCATTGAAAGCTATAGGCGCTATGCTCGGTACGAAATATTTTTTTTCGCATTGTAATAGCGCAGTGTTGATGCCGTAGAAACAGATAAAGAAAAGCCCGGGCATCATAAGCGCTGTAAGGATGATTATGTCTTTGTTGTCGGGAGAAGGCGAGAATATGGGAATGCTTGCTAGTAGGAGAATCTCGACGACGATGATGATTCCGACGAGGACTGTGGCCAGCGATCCCGAGACGTCGCGGAAAAATGACGCCGCACGATCTGGGTCTTTGTGTCTGATGCGCTCGAAATGCGGGATGAATGCAGCTTGCATAGCGCCTTCGCCGAGGAGTCTTCTTAGTAGGTTCGATAGTCTGAAGGCTATCATGAAAGCCGCCACGGCAGGGGTTGCGCCAAAGACGGCGGTCATGGCAATGTCGCGGGCCATGCCGCTGATGCGGCTAAGAAGCGTTCCTGAAAAGAAGGATCGCGCTGAGCGCCCTATTGTGTGTGTGGAGTCGTCAGACATATTTTTTTTCTTTATTTAATTTTACTATGCACGAAATGTACAATGGGAAACAATGAGAAAAAGAGGTAAAGGCAACATGACAAAACAACTTCATAGCGACGAGCTTCTCATCGGCGCCCATACGTCGACGGCACAAGGATTATACCACGCCCTTATCGAAGGTAAAGATATCGGCGCCACGACGATACAGCTTTTTACTAGAAACCAGCGGCGCTGGGACAGCAAACCTCTCGATGACGAAGAGGTAGCTCTTTGGCATGCCACACTAGAAGATACAGGGCTTCGTAATATAATGAGCCATGGAAGTTACCTTGTAAACCTCGGTGCTCCTGATCCAGAAATATTGAAAAAGAGCCGCAAGACTTTAAAAGAAGAGATCGAGCGTTGCAACGCTCTAGGGATATCGTTTCTTACCGTACACCCAGGTTCAGCACTTAAAGACGACAGAACACAATGTATAGAGCGTATCGTTGAGAGTCTTCATGGTGTCGAAGATACGATAAACGAAGGAACGACGAGGATACTTCTTGAGACGACAGCAGGACAGGGGTCGGTTATAGGGTATCGCTTCGAAGAGCTCGCCGAGATCATAGAGAAAGTAGAAAAACATATTCCCGTAGGCGTATGTTTTGATACGTGCCATTCTTTCGCCGCAGGATATGATATCCGCACCGAAGAAGGATGGAAGTCGACGCTTAAAGAGTTCGACGACACAATAGGACTTGATAATCTCAGAGCTTTTCACGTCAATGATTCGTGGAACGCGATAGGCTCGCGACGCGATAGGCATGCCCCGCTAGGAGAAGGCGAGATAGGGATAGATAGCTTCAAAGTCCTTATGCGTGGTAAGATAACACGAGAAATCCCAAAATATCTCGAGACGCCAGGGGGCGATCCTTTGTGGATTAAAGAGATTTCGATGCTCAGGGAATTTGCAACGTTGTAACAATCAAAAGATTATGATATAATTTACGAGACAATATAAGAGGGAAACAATGCGTACCAAGATAAAAGAGATAAAAGACCGCGAAGACCAAGGCAAAGGCCTTGTTGGCAAAGAAATAACTATAAAAGGATGGGTTCGTACCGTCCGCATACAGAAGACGTTCACCTTCATCGAGGTCAACGACGGCTCGACGTTATCAAACTTCCAAGTCGTCGCCGACGACACTATGGAAGGATATGCTGAAGTTATAGAGCATCTTTCGACAGGAGCTTCCGTTGCCGTCGTTGGTGATATCGTTGAAAGCCCAGGAAAAAATCAGGCTGTAGAGATGAAGGCGAAGAACGTCGACGTCATAGGACGCTGCGATTCCGAGACATATCCTCTACAGAAGAAAAGGCATTCTTTTGAGTTCTTACGTACCATCGCCCATCTGCGTCCGCGGACTAATACTCTCGGCGCCATAACACGCGTTCACAACACCCTTAGCGCTGCGACACACCGTTTCTTCCAGGAGAAAGGCTTCTATTATATCCATGCTCCAATAATAACGGCTTCAGACTGTGAAGGCGCCGGCGATATGTTCCAGGTTACCACGCTGAACATCAACGAACCACCACGTGGCGAAGAGGGAGAGGTAGACTTCGAGCAGGACTTCTTTGATAAGCCGGCATATCTTACCGTCTCTGGACAGCTTAACGCCGAGATATATGCTTGTGCCCTTTCCGACGTATATACCTTCGGCCCGACATTCCGCGCCGAGAACTCACATACCTCACGGCACCTAGCAGAATTCTGGATGGTAGAGCCCGAGATGTCGTTCGCCGACATAAAAGATGATATGGACTGCGCTGAAGAATATGTCCGCTATCTCATTAAAGAGGTCCTCGACAAATGCAAAGAAGATATGATTTTCTTCGATAAGTTCATCTCAAAAGGAATCTTAGAGCGTTTGCAAAGTGTTGTCGATACACCATTCGAGCGTATAACATATACCGAAGCAATATCTCTTCTCGAGAAGGCGACGAAGACCTTCGAATATAAGCCTTCATGGGGTGAAGACCTACAGTCGGAACACGAAAGATATATCACCGAAGAAGTCTTCAAAAAACCCGTTATCGTTTACGACTACCCCAAAGATATCAAAGCTTTCTATATGCGTCTCAACGACGATGGCAAGACCGTCGCTGCTATGGACGTCCTTGTCCCTGGCGTCGGAGAGATTATTGGCGGAAGCCAGCGTGAAGAGAGACTCGATGTTCTTGAGCAACGCCTCGAAGAGGTCGGCCTCGATAAAGAAAATTACTGGTGGTATCTCGAGCTTAGGAAATATGGAAGCGTGCCACACGCAGGTTTTGGTCTTGGCTTCGAACGCTTTGTGCAGTATGTTACCGGCATGGAAAACATCCGTGACGTCATATCATTTCCACGAACTCGTGGAAAAGCACAGTTTTAACCCATGATTGCGACCTATCCTTTGCCATAGGGTTTTTGCGGTGGTACAGATACGAAGATGAAAGACGAGAGAATGTTAAAACATTCGCGAGGATAGAAGCAAAGTAGATGTGTTGCTGCAAAAAGACATATGGTGAAGCAAAATAACAGCAAATGGGCAAACAAAAACAATAAGAAAGAGTAAGGGCTTAAGGTATTTATCTCTATATAGTTAAAAACCTCTGTCTGAACTTTTAAAAAAGAAAAAAGGACTTGTTTCCTATAGCATCCAGAGTGTCAGGCAATCTGGCTCATTTTACTCCTCGCGAATAGTTAAAACTATTAGCTTGTCGTGCACTGAGCCATCTTACCTAACTCTATGGCGCTAAAGGAAAGATAGTTCGCAATCATGGGTTTAAGGGATTAATATGAAGCTATTGTTATCGAAACCACGAGGGTTCTGCGCCGGCGTCGTCAGGGCGATAAACACCGTAGAGCGCGCCCTGGAGCTGTGGGGAGCGCCGATATATGTAAAACACGAGATCGTCCATAATAAACACGTCGTTAACAAGCTCCGAGATAAGGGCGCTGTCTTTATCGAAGATCTCGACGATGCCCCAGAAGGCTCTAGGGTGATATATTCCGCCCATGGCGTAACGCCAGAAGTCCGTAGACATGCCAAAGCAAGAAACCTTATCGAGATCGACGCCACATGTATCCTAGTGACGCGTATCCACGAGGCCGTAAAACGGTATGCCGAGAAAGGATATGATATCATAATAATAGGTCATAAAAACCACGTCGAGATTGTAGGAACAGCAGGAGAGGCGCCAAATAAAACGACGATAGTAGAGAACGTCGAAGACGTTGAAAGACTTCCCTTTTCCGCCGACGACAAGCTTTTCTTTATCTCACAAACAACGCTTAGTTGTTACGATATTGAGAAAATACAAAACGCTTTACGACAGAGATATCCCGACATCGAAACATTGGCGAAATCGTCGATATGCTACGCGACGACGAACAGACAAACGGCGCTTAGGGAGATAACAAAAGATACCGATATAGTATTCGTTGTTGGCGACCCATCGAGCTCGAATTCTAACAGACTTCGTGAGATAGCGCAAAAAAACGCTGTCACAGCATATCTTATCAATGATGAAGACGAGATACAGGAAAAATGGCTCGAAGGCGTTAATACTATAGGCTTGACAGCAGGGGCGTCTACACCAGAAGACGTCGTGCAGAAAGTTATAGAGAGACTCAAGGTCATGGGCGTTACTTCGATAGAAGACGTTGTCTATACTACCGAAAGCGTTGTCTTCAGCCTGCCAAAAGAGGTTAACGAATAATATGAACAACAACACAGAAGCTCTCTCAATTGTAA harbors:
- the murJ gene encoding murein biosynthesis integral membrane protein MurJ, with the translated sequence MSDDSTHTIGRSARSFFSGTLLSRISGMARDIAMTAVFGATPAVAAFMIAFRLSNLLRRLLGEGAMQAAFIPHFERIRHKDPDRAASFFRDVSGSLATVLVGIIIVVEILLLASIPIFSPSPDNKDIIILTALMMPGLFFICFYGINTALLQCEKKYFVPSIAPIAFNGIWVFAVIAMKTLPVRDAMTWLAVIVVIAFVAQWLVTVPGTISHLKRYITIQWLKDTSFFSRSLRPMAKALLLGILGVAAAQINNGLDALFARAASAEGPAFLWFSLRLQQLPLALFGIAITGAMLPPLSRAIKAKDMERYHHFLDFGIRRCVAMMLPATLLIIVSGVSAVNVIYGRGNFSVEDTIMTTRCLLAYSTGLIPITLVILFSSAFYAFKNYKTPAITTVIAVIINILLNMIFVFFLKWGAVSIAIATSISAWINAALLAYNLKKYHGNIISKKAITSFGAVAIAGVLAATVTTLLTYHLPWNIPWTMVLTYEILPLPRTMIIQCLAFLTEAVPFTITLVAVAFIVKARDILDILH
- a CDS encoding deoxyribonuclease IV, whose product is MTKQLHSDELLIGAHTSTAQGLYHALIEGKDIGATTIQLFTRNQRRWDSKPLDDEEVALWHATLEDTGLRNIMSHGSYLVNLGAPDPEILKKSRKTLKEEIERCNALGISFLTVHPGSALKDDRTQCIERIVESLHGVEDTINEGTTRILLETTAGQGSVIGYRFEELAEIIEKVEKHIPVGVCFDTCHSFAAGYDIRTEEGWKSTLKEFDDTIGLDNLRAFHVNDSWNAIGSRRDRHAPLGEGEIGIDSFKVLMRGKITREIPKYLETPGGDPLWIKEISMLREFATL
- the asnS gene encoding asparagine--tRNA ligase, with protein sequence MRTKIKEIKDREDQGKGLVGKEITIKGWVRTVRIQKTFTFIEVNDGSTLSNFQVVADDTMEGYAEVIEHLSTGASVAVVGDIVESPGKNQAVEMKAKNVDVIGRCDSETYPLQKKRHSFEFLRTIAHLRPRTNTLGAITRVHNTLSAATHRFFQEKGFYYIHAPIITASDCEGAGDMFQVTTLNINEPPRGEEGEVDFEQDFFDKPAYLTVSGQLNAEIYACALSDVYTFGPTFRAENSHTSRHLAEFWMVEPEMSFADIKDDMDCAEEYVRYLIKEVLDKCKEDMIFFDKFISKGILERLQSVVDTPFERITYTEAISLLEKATKTFEYKPSWGEDLQSEHERYITEEVFKKPVIVYDYPKDIKAFYMRLNDDGKTVAAMDVLVPGVGEIIGGSQREERLDVLEQRLEEVGLDKENYWWYLELRKYGSVPHAGFGLGFERFVQYVTGMENIRDVISFPRTRGKAQF
- the ispH gene encoding 4-hydroxy-3-methylbut-2-enyl diphosphate reductase translates to MKLLLSKPRGFCAGVVRAINTVERALELWGAPIYVKHEIVHNKHVVNKLRDKGAVFIEDLDDAPEGSRVIYSAHGVTPEVRRHAKARNLIEIDATCILVTRIHEAVKRYAEKGYDIIIIGHKNHVEIVGTAGEAPNKTTIVENVEDVERLPFSADDKLFFISQTTLSCYDIEKIQNALRQRYPDIETLAKSSICYATTNRQTALREITKDTDIVFVVGDPSSSNSNRLREIAQKNAVTAYLINDEDEIQEKWLEGVNTIGLTAGASTPEDVVQKVIERLKVMGVTSIEDVVYTTESVVFSLPKEVNE